A stretch of Cupriavidus necator DNA encodes these proteins:
- a CDS encoding DsbA family protein: MENQATLHYVYDPYCGWCYGLAPLISVAEETEGLKVVAHGGGMLAGERAQMMSGEWREFVRPHEARITALSGQTFGTPYQEGTQFNYDVKLDSAPPTAAMLAAEWVADAGVRMLKRLQTAYYVEGRHIAERAELVHIAVELGLDAHAFSTAYDQALREIGMHFRNTQALLDALGGQGYPTLAIERDGMLSRIHLGRYFGKPERFREALAELMAPPQPVA, encoded by the coding sequence ATGGAAAATCAAGCCACTCTTCACTATGTGTACGATCCCTACTGCGGCTGGTGCTACGGCCTGGCGCCGCTGATTTCGGTAGCCGAAGAGACCGAAGGACTGAAGGTCGTCGCGCATGGTGGCGGCATGCTGGCCGGCGAGCGCGCACAGATGATGTCCGGGGAATGGCGCGAGTTCGTCCGGCCCCATGAAGCGCGCATTACCGCGCTCAGCGGACAGACGTTCGGCACGCCGTACCAGGAGGGCACCCAGTTCAACTATGACGTAAAGCTGGATTCCGCGCCGCCCACGGCAGCGATGCTGGCTGCGGAATGGGTGGCCGATGCGGGTGTGCGCATGCTGAAACGGCTCCAGACCGCGTACTATGTCGAGGGCCGGCACATTGCCGAGCGCGCCGAACTGGTCCACATCGCCGTCGAACTGGGCCTGGACGCACACGCGTTCTCGACAGCCTATGACCAGGCCCTGCGCGAGATCGGCATGCACTTCAGGAATACCCAGGCACTGCTCGACGCACTGGGCGGGCAGGGCTATCCGACCCTGGCGATCGAACGGGACGGCATGCTATCGCGCATCCATCTGGGCCGGTATTTCGGCAAGCCGGAGCGTTTCCGCGAGGCACTGGCGGAGCTGATGGCACCACCCCAGCCCGTAGCGTGA